GGATATACTGTATAAGAGGGTGTTTATCAAAGTAtcgttcttgtacttgtacaagtagagcaAATATAAGAGTAAGCGacactgtacaagtatttgtatTTGTAATATGATCTAGACAAAACGCTCAGTTGCTTCAAAGTGCTATGGCCATATACACACTTAATAGCAATCATATGGACTTATCCTTGTTGCCAAAAAACGAAGATCGCAAGCTCAAGCCTCAAGGGTCGCTGCGtgtagttgtacaagtacaagtagatcTTCATCATCTATCTATCAACCGGagaatgtactcgtacttgtagcatcCTTCTacctgtacagtacgtgTACGACCACACAAAGAGTCATTAGTTAGTACATAAATTACAGGACGTTGCTGAGTGTTCGTAGCCAGGCCTATTGATGAAGCGATAGGTCAGCGAGTTTGATTGTATTGCAGAGTGTCAGATTCCATGAGGTAAGATGCAACCAGTCTCccacagtacagtacatactgtatcgtaAATGTGAGGCAACATTCTTGAGTCATCTAGAGGGCAGACATGGTATAGTCATGCTCAATACCCGGAGTAACACTGGCGATAAACTTCAAGAACGTGACCAGGTATTGGTCCACCCTCATAGCTGAGTTTTCCACTTCctcccactcctcctccccttCTCCGTCATCTGCATCAGCCACGCCGAGTTTGGCCACTCCCCTGGTAATGTCTTTATCTCCCTTGGCCTCCACTCTCTCCATAAGCACTCTCATGACGTTGGCATGCTTGCAGGGATGAATGGCCACCATGGTGATGTTATCTTGGAACGTGGGCCGCTCAATCGTCACTGTCTTGTCTCTGTATTCGGGAATAATGTCTTCAAACATATCTTCGGGCGTCAGAGGCGATCCTTCGGGAGAGTAGCCTGACAGAAACATCTTGGGCACCCGGTACGACGTAGAGTATGCAATGTAGAGATTGTAAGTTCTGTGGTCGGTAGCCGTGGCAGGAGCCTCAGCTgcatcatcgtcatcgtcgtctAGCTCCTCAAAGTCCGAATCGGCAATCTCAGCAATCTCCTCTGTGTCGTCTCCATCTGCGTCCTTCGTGTTGGCCACTCCAAACGACGTCCAtccgtcctcctcctctcccaGAGTCACGGGTCCGCTCACGGTCGAGGCTCGCACGTGACTGGGCACGTGACGGGTCACCAGCACCTGCTTGTCCGGTGGCAAAAAGTCTCGCACCTTGGACTTGCTAGCAGACGC
This genomic interval from Yarrowia lipolytica chromosome 1E, complete sequence contains the following:
- a CDS encoding uncharacterized protein (Compare to YALI0E24453g, similar to Saccharomyces cerevisiae ATG3 (YNR007C); ancestral locus Anc_6.297, some similarities with uniprot|P40344 Saccharomyces cerevisiae YNR007c AUT1 essential for autophagocytosis) codes for the protein MEAHKGKQDIFIVQVLITPTFVELNHIYPPIRLLSPPSISSNPSIKFDKTQAPPTLFIYIASYNTPDYQTTLHKSTMLHVRAAASSLREYLTPVSNTSTFRTTGEITPDEFVKAGDYLVEKFPTWSWASASKSKVRDFLPPDKQVLVTRHVPSHVRASTVSGPVTLGEEEDGWTSFGVANTKDADGDDTEEIAEIADSDFEELDDDDDDAAEAPATATDHRTYNLYIAYSTSYRVPKMFLSGYSPEGSPLTPEDMFEDIIPEYRDKTVTIERPTFQDNITMVAIHPCKHANVMRVLMERVEAKGDKDITRGVAKLGVADADDGEGEEEWEEVENSAMRVDQYLVTFLKFIASVTPGIEHDYTMSAL